The window GGATCCAGGGCGCCGCGTGCTCCGTGCTGGGCTGGCGGCCTGTGGCCAGCAGCTGCCGCCGCACACACTCCTCAATGTGGCTGATCCACTCCTGGCGCTCCGTGGTGGAGGCGGCCGACACCACAAAGGACTTCTTGGCCGTCTTGATCATCCAGCGGTTCTTGGCCTGCAGGGTCTCGGGCAGCGGCTCCAgcgtcacctcctccaggggaATGACATGCTGGCTGCGGTACCTCCGCTTGTTGAGCACGATGCTGCCATAGACCAGGATGTCgttgaagaggaagaagatgcgTGGCTTGGCCTTCTTGCGGCACTCCTTGGTCAGCACGCCCTCGCCCAGCAGCACCCGGCCTGGCAGGGCCAGCGGCTGCCCCGATGCCCCGAAGCAGCTCTCAACGGCAGCAATGCGCTGGCTGTTGATCTCCGTGTTTGCCAGGTAGTCCACCATGTTCTCCGGCAGCTGGGCTGTGGGCGGAGCAGCAGAGGAGGGGTCAGCTTCTCCTGGCACAGCCGGGAGTCCAGGACCACACTGCCCTCCCCCTAACCCACCGAGCCAGACAACCCACTTATCACCACTGTGACTCAGCTCACCCCGACGGCCACCCAACCAAAGAATCTCACTGCCCCAGGAGCCAACCCTCAGACGGGGGTTGCCGGGCAGTGACGGAGGTCCCTAGCCAGGGGCGTgtggaggcagcagggaggggcaggcagcagTGGAGATGTGGGACTAAGCAGGCTGCCCCTGCAGGCTGTGGGGCTCAACCCCTGGGGAGCTGTGGAAGCCAGGCTAGAACACGCCTGAGCTGTCCACCCAAGGGGGAAGGACACTGAGTCCCAACTCCCAGCAGGGCTCCCGGGAGCACGAACCACTGGCACTTTGGGCCTGCCCCAGATGGAAGGGCACAGGTGCATGTCCGGGAATAGTGAGTGCCGGGCAATGGGGTGTCTGCAACCCCAACCCATCACTGACTCCCCATCCACCGAGCCAAACCATCACAGACCCTGCAACCCTCTCACTCAGCGCCCCCGAGCCCAGCAGTCACCACACCAGCCCCACAGGTACCATGTGCTGAGTGCCTCTTCATGTTAAGTGTGATGGTCTCCTTTAGTCCCGACTCCGACCCTGGGAGGCAGAGCCCCCTTGACTGGAGGGTAAGGGAGGCTCTGCTAGGAAGTAGGGGGCCCAGAGCTTGCCGCTCGGAGACCATGCTGCCACAGTGCCTTTGCCCATGGAGCGAGGGGCCCACTCCGTCCTCCTCTGCAAGCACTAGATGTCGGTGGCCCCATAGCTCATCTGGGCTCCCTCTGCTCTGTCCACACGCACTCCTGTGACCCACCAGACCCATGGCTTTGAAGACCACCCAAACACTGCCGACTGCCCAGGTCAAGCCTGCAGTCCTAGCTTCTCCCTTGAGCTGTGGGTGTGGTCGTCCACCCGCCGTGACCTCCTGCCTGTCATCTAAGGTCTTCAAACTCAACATGCCCTACACAAACCCAGGTTTTCCCTCTAGCTCTTCTCCATAAATGGAACCACCATTCACCCAGTTGTTCAAGCCCCAAATCTACAGCTCATCCTTCAATTTCCTCTTTCCTATACCCCCAACATTCAACCCATGAGCAAGTTTCATCATTTTTATCTGGCACACCTCACCCAAGTCTGCCCGCTTCTCACCACCCAACTCCACCACTGAATCTGTCAATTCAAGCAAGGGGCCACCATCTCTTGCTTGAAGCAGACTGTCCCGTGTTGGCTCCTTCCTGCAACCTGGCTCTCAGTTCACACCTCCCTTTCAGAAAAGGTGTCTCTGGCGACCCCACCTCAGGCAGCTTCAGCAAGCTACGGTCTGAGGGCCGAATCTGGcccacagcctgtttttgtaaataaagttttattggaatgcagcCACGCTCATTCATTTACAATCGTCTGTGGCCGCTTTCATGCTGCAATGGCAGAGCTGGGTAGTGGTGACAGAGACCACAcggccacaaagcctaaaatacttactctattctctggccctttacatGAACTTTGC of the Equus quagga isolate Etosha38 chromosome 13, UCLA_HA_Equagga_1.0, whole genome shotgun sequence genome contains:
- the PLEKHF1 gene encoding pleckstrin homology domain-containing family F member 1 — translated: MVDYLANTEINSQRIAAVESCFGASGQPLALPGRVLLGEGVLTKECRKKAKPRIFFLFNDILVYGSIVLNKRRYRSQHVIPLEEVTLEPLPETLQAKNRWMIKTAKKSFVVSAASTTERQEWISHIEECVRRQLLATGRQPSTEHAAPWIPDKATDICMRCTQTRFSALTRRHHCRKCGFVVCAECSRERFLLPRLAPKPLRVCSLCYRELAAQKRKEEEEEEEEEQEPGTGAPGQPACLAGAICGASSGDDYDSDEDKEGNGDGEWPSHVEFYTSGVSWSSFHS